The DNA sequence TTAACCAAATTGTTACTCATGTATAAAACCTTCAAACTTCTCAAGACGTGTATCCCTTTTAATTTCTCAATCAAATTGTAAGATATCCACAATTCTTCAAGACAGTCCCCTAGAGATTCCTGGAAAAAAAGAAGATGTagtacggtaaaacggggtgaatagagtttcaaggggtgaatagagaatagtgttttttagggggttacatgaatattttcttacattaaaatgcttagacacacttactttatgaaatacttgtgagtttgcgtataatctttatgttttgtctagttaaacgtccaaattttaataaaaactctgtttctatccaccccaaaaaaccctctattcaccccgttttacggtataTAGTATTTTAGGTCACTCTCATCCCATCATATTAAATTTCGTTGCCTTTTCAGACGCGTGTCCGGACCTTAACCTATGAACCTATTAAAAGATCGAGCATAGGTGTTCTATATTACTTACCATGCCCGCAAAGGACTTAATGTAATTCCGACCCAATGATAAGACCCGAAGTTTTTTAAACGTATTCAATCCAGTTACCTTTTCTATCATATTTGTCGACAAACTCAATTTCCtgaaaacatcaaattaatatGATATGCGAAAGTTATTCCACAAAATGTTTCTGAATTATCTTTAGAAGATAAATGAGGGCCACTAAGTTAGATGCCTAGGAAAAAGGCATCACGTCGTAGGCGACCGTGTTAGAGCAGAAATGGACAGAATTCGTTATAAAAGACAGTCTTTGGAAGGCAAAAGGGAGGACATTGACTAGCTAAAGAAACTTTAATGCTTTGTAAAGAAgcttaaatacaaaactattattaaagaaGGTTCTATTTGCATATTACATGAATGATTACATAATCTTACTCGCAGTTTGTAAGAGTAGCTAATGTATTATCCATTTTTTCGATGGGTGGCCATTGAAACATTAAGCTGACTTCCGTAGCTGTAGCAGATTGGAGACCAGATTTGTCCTCCCATCTTTTAATTGCTTCTTTAATAGTTGAGGCCTTGGCCATTTCTTtatgagttttatttcaaaaaactgTGCTTTGAGTTTTTTCTTAGCAACTTAATTATTGATTACACAAGGTTCGCAGTTTTAATAGGTGTGGTAGATGAAGGTCATGTGTtagtattgttaattaattgcATGAAAATACTGAATTAATAAGatatgttttagaataattgtGCTTAAATAATTATGCACGTAATTTGTTCAAGTTAAAAATTCCTTATAAGAAAGTGttaccatattaaaaaataacctttgaGCAGCCAAGTCCGTAAGCTTGCATGTCATGAAATGGCGCCGTTTATCGCGTGTATACTTACGCTTtgctaaaatattattgaaatcgtGCATATTTCGTGATTTCAGACTGAGATCCATCGATATTTTCAACTTATCTTTTTCAGTAAGTGTCATTTTATTTGACATCTACCAAATCAccatacttttttaatttttcttttttcggcttctttttttttaattaaaaaaaaacaaacgccTATCTATACTCAGACTGCAGAAAAATTGTGTTTTCAAAGGTGAATATTGTATTATCTCTTGTGATTTCTTTAGTATTTGTAGTGTTTGGTGGTATAATACGCCTCAAGGAATTATTTAATGGTCATTCTATCGACTCTTTGAcgaaatcaattatattttgtaccTTTTTACCCGTGTTTACGACGCCATAGTCtaaggttttctttttataaaaagttatttttgacaattttaCGTTCCCgctttttcattataatttgaatttattttgtaaatttgctATTTTATGCGCAAATAGTTTATGTACAAGTGTAGTTATTCTAAGTTTTAACCactttgtaaatgtttaaaggTAAATGTCGTAAGCTGcggtatatttaatttgataaaatgtgtagtccaattgcaataaaaatgcattaatattaacattacaaTGTGTTTCTTTTCAGCCCAATTGCATAAAATGTGTTCTTATATGTATTTTCTAGCCCATTACGTAATTTAACCCGTAATTTCATTGATAAAACCGGAATGTTTTAATATTCTCTATTTATTGTCTGTTTCAGATCACCTACttgataaaattgattattGAGCTGTATATTCGACCTAAAAATGGCTGAACAGCCCGAAAGATATGTAAACGTAGTGCCGAGCGCCCGTCTAAAAGCCAAACCAAAggtatatttaatgtttattgaataTTCTAGAGACATTAACTTCTGAGACAGTTGGTGTGTAACCTATCTCAAGTAGCTACTGATTTGATTTTCAATCATAGTGGCTTCTCCTTGGAGATTCATCCttcaaaaattatgtttatgtttgtaCTGATCTTAAATGGTACTCTTtagatatgaatattaatattatattatctaagaTTATACTAATTATGGAAATTAAATTTCctctaaaaagtaataaactaaaatacttatatattttgtatctcATTGAAAGATAgattatttaatagtaattataagtacatactgtagataaaatactttatatacacactagcttttcgcccgcggcttcgaccgcgtcgaggtcggttatatcgcttttccaagagaactcttcaaaagtccggaataaaaactatattatgttctttctcaaggtcaactctatctctgtaccaaatttcattaaaattagttcagtggtttagacgtgaaagcgtacaCAGCggaaacagacagacagacagagttactttttataatattagtaaggatgtaTTCATTCAGAGTAACATCTTAGGAGTGGAAACCTCTGATTTGTCTTTCGCTACACTTGAAACACATTAAGTGTAgtctaactttttttaaatctgtcacAGAAAGAAATTAATCAAGACGATGAGGACTCCGTCCATTGCCGTCTATGTTGGAAGGGGTTTGCCAGTGAGGTGGCTCTCAGGAACCACGCCAGGATGGAGCATATAGATGCCTATGCCAGCGGTGATCCGTCTGTGTGGACACAGATTAATGTCAAACATGTAAgtacaagtttatttttgcaACTCTAAGGAATTTGATACTTGTCTTGCAGCCTGCAGGGTGATTTataaacgttcaagtcacatgcacatgaCACCCAGATTTAGAAtaagaatagggatgatgactgggtataaaaagaaaaaatctcattagtccctcattcagataatttaaaagtatgagacacgtattttttctgaaaaactagaattgacaaagattaactgctttaaagtttaggagagggggcttgtgacgtaacgatagagtaaaatttatactcaattgtgacgtcacgcgtaagtttcatttactgtaatttggtcaatttatgtttttgggacaaattaaaaaatacgtatccattattatacaaaaaactacaagagggacaatgcaaaaaaaaaattgtcatcatccctatttgtagatcacataaatgcttttCCTATTACCTACTTACTCTGTTGGCTCAGCAAGCCACattgtgtcttggcctctgatacgagagagGGCCACTTTACCTGATCGTGGACGAGTCGTGATCATGTTTGGTGTGATGATCCACTTTGCTAGTGGAGTTCTAGACCATTATATtccatactagctgttgcccgcgatttcgtccgcgtggttagaagataaaagttaggaatttttccccgtttttgacacattttccattgtatcttcgctcctattagttgtagcgtgatgttatatagcctaaaaccttcctcgttgaatggtctattaaaaacaaaaagattttttcaatttgaacccgtagtttctgagattagcgtgttcaaacaaacaaacaaacaaactcttcagctttatatattagtatagtatagtatagatgTATGTCTGTGAGAATCCTCACAACAAGAATCAAATTCCGTTATGCGAGAGTTATGAAATGAGGAAAAAAAACTGCCTTGCATAATCATGTAATTTTATATCCTGTTCAGCAGGAAAAGAGTACAGAAGACAATATAATAAGGATTAAAACCGAGAAAATGCTCTCCGAGATGGAACCAACGAGCGTCATGGCATTAGCTTCGAAAGATGTCAGTTACATCATCATAAAGGCTGAAGACGGGTCGGACGTGAAGAGGAGACGAGTGGACAGAGTGTTGCGGAAGGAGAGAGAGGAGAAACAAGAGAAACAGTTGCCAAAGAAGGAGAAAGAGTCAGAGCCTA is a window from the Trichoplusia ni isolate ovarian cell line Hi5 chromosome 3, tn1, whole genome shotgun sequence genome containing:
- the LOC113509056 gene encoding dynein light chain 1, axonemal-like; this translates as MAKASTIKEAIKRWEDKSGLQSATATEVSLMFQWPPIEKMDNTLATLTNCEKLSLSTNMIEKVTGLNTFKKLRVLSLGRNYIKSFAGMESLGDCLEELWISYNLIEKLKGIHVLRSLKVLYMSNNLVKEWSEFNKLQELPHLEDLLFVGNPLYDGCELDAWRSEAARRLPNLKKLDGETVLREDEPPLTVADMQPDGGDGVETLVSAETND